One window of Bacillota bacterium genomic DNA carries:
- a CDS encoding 3-hydroxyacyl-CoA dehydrogenase, translated as MPRLIRTAAVLGAGTMGSQIAAHLANQGIPCLLLDIVPSDAQTPEDRNRVVRRSLENLRQLKPAPLATEASLKLITPGNFEDDLHRLKEADWVVEAVVERLDIKQALWSKVAAHVRDDAILSSNTSGIPIHRIAEALPERLRRRFLGTHFFNPPRYLYLLEVIPTAETDPEVVERITAFAERVLGKGVVLAKDTPNFIANRVGTFGLLETLRVMEEQGLRADDVDAITGPPMGRPKSATFRTLDLVGIDVFAMVAENLHRAAPEPWERDAFALPPIIQRLIERGALGEKTRHGFYKRVKGDGETEILVLDPETMEYVPRRRLDAPSLAVVRGMDDVRERIRYLVNADDKAGRFAWEIMKRTLIYTARVASHMADDIVSIDNALRWGFGWELGPFEAWDAIGLVESLRRIEKEGAEVPPWVAKLAQSGTPSFYALQDGRRTYATFSGERAEVPERPRTFDVALLKARQKVIHALPGATLYDIGDEVALVDFHSPKQAIGADLIQMLHVAMQKVRENFRGLVISSHVLPNFCVGANLAIILVAAQEGEWDEVDLAVRQFQAVNQALKYFERPVVVAPYGMTLGGGAELCFAADRVVAAFETYIGLVEVGAGLIPAGGGCKEMLIRAMEGTPGLLGGAPASAMHTAVDPQPLVNKVFETIGTAKVAASAPEAVQLNYLRKADKIVANQHHLWHEAKQAVLELDAAGYKPPAPPEIPVLGPDGRAVLELAAQQLFWSGYATEYDLHIARKLAYVLTGGDVPARTRVTEQYLLDLERQEFLSLCGNPKTLARMQHILKTGKPLRN; from the coding sequence ATGCCCCGTCTCATTCGCACGGCGGCCGTCCTGGGCGCCGGCACCATGGGTTCGCAGATTGCGGCCCACCTGGCCAACCAAGGGATTCCGTGCCTGCTGCTCGATATCGTCCCGAGCGACGCGCAAACTCCCGAGGACCGCAACCGCGTGGTGCGGCGGTCACTGGAAAACCTGCGGCAGCTGAAGCCCGCGCCGCTGGCCACTGAGGCGTCGCTCAAGCTGATTACTCCGGGCAATTTCGAAGACGACCTGCACCGGCTCAAGGAGGCCGACTGGGTAGTCGAGGCCGTCGTCGAGCGCCTCGACATCAAACAAGCGCTCTGGTCCAAAGTCGCGGCCCACGTGCGGGACGACGCCATCTTGAGCTCCAACACGTCGGGCATCCCCATTCACCGCATCGCCGAGGCACTGCCCGAGCGACTGCGCCGGCGCTTTCTCGGCACGCACTTTTTCAACCCGCCGCGGTATTTGTATCTCCTCGAAGTGATCCCGACGGCCGAAACGGATCCGGAAGTGGTGGAACGCATTACCGCCTTTGCCGAGCGCGTGCTGGGCAAAGGCGTCGTCCTCGCCAAGGACACTCCCAACTTTATCGCCAACCGGGTCGGCACCTTCGGCCTCCTCGAAACGCTGCGGGTCATGGAGGAGCAGGGGCTGCGGGCCGACGACGTTGATGCTATCACGGGACCGCCTATGGGCCGGCCGAAATCGGCTACGTTTCGCACCCTCGACCTGGTCGGCATTGACGTGTTCGCCATGGTGGCCGAGAACTTGCACCGGGCCGCGCCGGAACCGTGGGAACGGGACGCCTTCGCTCTGCCCCCCATCATCCAGCGCCTCATCGAGCGGGGCGCTTTGGGCGAGAAGACCCGCCACGGCTTCTACAAGCGGGTGAAGGGCGACGGCGAGACGGAGATCCTCGTGCTCGACCCGGAGACGATGGAGTACGTCCCCCGCCGCCGGCTCGATGCGCCGTCGCTGGCGGTCGTGCGAGGTATGGACGACGTGCGGGAACGCATCCGCTACCTCGTCAACGCCGACGATAAGGCGGGCCGGTTCGCCTGGGAAATCATGAAGCGAACGTTGATCTACACCGCCCGCGTCGCCTCGCACATGGCCGACGACATCGTCAGCATCGACAACGCGCTGCGCTGGGGCTTCGGCTGGGAGCTGGGGCCTTTCGAGGCGTGGGACGCCATCGGGCTGGTCGAGTCGCTCCGCCGCATAGAGAAGGAAGGAGCCGAGGTTCCCCCGTGGGTCGCCAAGCTCGCGCAAAGCGGCACGCCCTCCTTCTACGCCCTTCAGGACGGCCGGCGCACGTATGCGACGTTCTCCGGCGAGCGGGCGGAGGTACCCGAACGCCCGCGCACCTTCGACGTGGCGCTCCTCAAAGCGCGGCAAAAGGTTATCCACGCACTGCCCGGGGCGACCTTGTACGACATCGGCGACGAGGTGGCGCTGGTCGACTTTCATTCGCCCAAGCAGGCCATCGGCGCGGACCTGATCCAGATGCTGCACGTCGCCATGCAGAAGGTGCGAGAGAACTTCCGCGGCCTGGTCATCAGCAGCCACGTGCTGCCCAACTTCTGCGTGGGCGCCAACCTGGCCATCATCTTGGTGGCGGCCCAGGAGGGCGAATGGGACGAGGTCGACCTGGCGGTGCGCCAGTTCCAGGCCGTCAACCAGGCGCTGAAATACTTCGAGCGACCGGTCGTCGTGGCGCCCTACGGCATGACGCTGGGCGGCGGCGCGGAGCTGTGTTTCGCCGCGGACCGGGTCGTGGCCGCCTTCGAAACGTACATCGGCCTGGTGGAAGTGGGCGCCGGCCTCATTCCGGCCGGCGGTGGCTGCAAAGAGATGCTCATCCGCGCCATGGAAGGAACGCCGGGCCTGCTCGGCGGCGCGCCTGCCAGCGCCATGCACACCGCGGTCGACCCACAGCCGCTGGTCAACAAAGTGTTCGAGACCATCGGCACCGCCAAAGTAGCCGCCAGCGCCCCGGAAGCTGTGCAGCTCAACTACTTGCGCAAGGCCGACAAAATCGTGGCCAACCAGCATCACCTTTGGCACGAGGCCAAGCAAGCCGTGCTGGAGCTGGACGCGGCCGGCTACAAGCCTCCGGCGCCGCCGGAAATTCCGGTGCTCGGCCCCGACGGGCGGGCGGTGCTGGAGCTGGCCGCCCAGCAGCTGTTCTGGTCGGGCTACGCCACCGAGTACGACCTGCACATCGCCCGCAAGCTGGCGTACGTCCTGACCGGCGGCGACGTCCCCGCGAGGACCCGGGTGACCGAGCAGTACCTGCTCGACTTGGAGCGGCAAGAGTTCCTGAGCCTGTGCGGCAATCCGAAAACGCTGGCGCGGATGCAACACATTCTCAAGACCGGCAAGCCGCTGCGCAATTGA
- a CDS encoding aldehyde dehydrogenase, with protein sequence MWTASAGERRPALGTETPLPDVSALYERARAAFAAWGITAPRERVRVLARLRLLVVERLEELARVIAEATGKPAFEAMTTELLPVLDTLAWLEKHAPRVLRRRRMPTPVFFFGKTSYVEYRPRGVVLVISPWNYPFQLSVIPVVTALAAGNTVILKPSEVTPAVGRLIEDLFAQAELPAGVVQVAHGDGRVGAALVAAGPDYIFFTGSVATGRRIQEEAAKRLIPTTLELSGHDAMIVFADAPLERAVRGAAWGAFMNCGQTCVAVERLYVERSVYGEFVRRLAREAERLARQGREAGDLGRMTWDRQVEIVRRHVEDALAKGATLVAGEPPEKWRGRFIPPIVLAGVTDDMLVAQEETFGPVVTVRPFDSEDEAVALVNRSAYGLSASVWSGNVERAQRIASRLETGSVSINDVLVTLGNPNLPFGGVKQSGLGAYHGEAGLKAFSHEKAVMRDWLGRKTELHWFPYEGKMEPLSTLLRLYFGPRRRWLSLVWTYSALRRR encoded by the coding sequence CGAGACACCGCTGCCCGACGTCTCGGCCTTGTACGAGCGGGCCCGCGCGGCTTTTGCCGCGTGGGGGATCACCGCGCCGCGTGAGCGGGTGCGCGTGCTCGCGCGTCTCCGGCTCCTCGTCGTGGAGCGGCTGGAGGAACTCGCCCGGGTCATCGCCGAGGCCACGGGCAAGCCCGCGTTCGAGGCCATGACCACCGAACTGTTGCCCGTACTTGACACCTTGGCCTGGCTGGAGAAGCACGCCCCGCGCGTGTTGCGCCGGCGGCGCATGCCGACGCCGGTTTTCTTCTTCGGGAAGACGTCGTATGTGGAATATCGCCCTCGCGGCGTCGTCCTCGTCATTTCGCCGTGGAATTACCCCTTTCAGCTTTCCGTCATCCCCGTGGTCACCGCGCTGGCCGCCGGGAACACGGTGATTCTGAAACCATCGGAGGTCACCCCGGCGGTGGGCCGGCTGATCGAAGACCTGTTCGCGCAAGCCGAGCTGCCCGCGGGCGTCGTCCAAGTGGCCCACGGTGACGGGCGGGTGGGCGCAGCGCTGGTGGCAGCGGGCCCGGACTACATCTTTTTCACCGGTTCCGTAGCCACGGGGCGGCGCATCCAGGAGGAAGCGGCCAAGCGGCTGATTCCGACGACGCTCGAGCTCAGCGGGCACGACGCCATGATCGTCTTTGCCGATGCGCCGCTGGAGCGGGCGGTGCGCGGGGCGGCGTGGGGCGCGTTCATGAACTGCGGCCAGACGTGCGTGGCGGTGGAGCGGCTGTACGTGGAGCGCAGCGTGTACGGCGAGTTCGTACGTCGCCTGGCCCGCGAGGCCGAGCGGCTGGCGCGGCAGGGCCGGGAAGCGGGCGATCTTGGCCGCATGACGTGGGATCGGCAAGTGGAGATCGTGCGGCGGCATGTGGAGGACGCGCTGGCCAAGGGGGCGACGCTGGTGGCCGGCGAGCCGCCGGAGAAGTGGCGGGGGCGGTTCATTCCGCCCATCGTACTGGCGGGCGTCACCGACGACATGTTGGTGGCGCAAGAGGAGACCTTTGGCCCCGTCGTGACCGTGAGGCCGTTTGACAGCGAAGACGAGGCGGTGGCGCTGGTAAACCGGTCTGCGTACGGCCTGAGCGCCAGCGTCTGGAGCGGGAACGTGGAGCGAGCCCAGCGCATCGCCTCGCGGCTTGAGACCGGCAGCGTCTCCATCAACGACGTTCTCGTGACCCTCGGAAACCCCAACTTGCCTTTCGGCGGCGTCAAGCAAAGCGGCCTCGGCGCCTATCACGGCGAGGCGGGCCTTAAAGCGTTTTCGCACGAAAAGGCGGTGATGAGAGACTGGCTAGGCCGCAAGACAGAACTCCACTGGTTTCCGTACGAGGGGAAGATGGAGCCCCTTTCGACGCTGCTGCGCTTGTACTTCGGCCCCCGGCGGCGGTGGCTGTCGCTTGTGTGGACGTATTCGGCGTTGCGGCGTAGATAG
- a CDS encoding acyl-CoA dehydrogenase, which translates to MTYDPALFKRGGGFLLGSPAPADIFTPEDLTDEQRLIGETAAGFVKNEVVPLLDKIENREHEHSVALMRRAGELGLLGVDIPPEYDGLGLTTTTSTLITEIMGRYAQSFSLTFGAHTGIGTLPIVYFGNEEQKRRFLPKLASGQWIAAYALTEPDAGSDALAAKTTAVLSDDGTHYILNGQKQWITNGGFAHVFIVYARVNQRITAFIVPRDLEGVSVGPEVEKMGIKGSSTVMVYLDNVKVPVENVLGEVDRGHVIAFNVLNLGRWKLAAGALGASKALIEVSAKYARERKQFGQPIASFPLIQQKLAAMAVRTFVLESMVYRTAGQLTEALAGLDLAKDVSREAGQAIGEYAVEASINKVFGSETLDFVADEAVQIHGGYGYMKEFVVERAYRDARINRIFEGTNEINRLLIPGTMLRRAMKGELPLLEAMFALQKELTEFTPSFGAEVAAASDNPLAVERSLIDNLRKLTLMVAGLAAQKHMEKIEQEQELLAAAADLGIALYAAESALLRTEKAGCPPLFTDMTKLFVHDALDQAEPIARRALAALEEGDNLRLQLSIVRRLIRRDPINAFALGRTVAAQVLEAEGYPA; encoded by the coding sequence ATGACCTACGATCCGGCGCTCTTCAAGCGGGGCGGCGGCTTCTTGCTGGGCTCCCCCGCTCCGGCCGACATCTTCACGCCGGAAGACCTGACCGATGAGCAGCGCCTCATCGGCGAGACGGCGGCCGGCTTCGTCAAGAACGAAGTCGTGCCGCTGCTGGACAAAATCGAAAACCGCGAGCACGAGCATTCCGTGGCCCTCATGCGGCGCGCCGGCGAGCTCGGCCTCCTGGGCGTGGACATTCCGCCCGAGTACGACGGACTGGGCCTGACGACCACCACCTCCACCCTCATTACCGAAATCATGGGCCGCTACGCCCAATCGTTCAGCCTCACGTTCGGCGCCCACACGGGCATCGGCACGCTGCCCATCGTCTACTTCGGCAACGAGGAGCAAAAGCGCCGCTTCCTGCCGAAGCTGGCCAGCGGCCAGTGGATCGCGGCCTACGCCCTCACCGAGCCCGACGCGGGTTCCGACGCGCTGGCGGCCAAGACGACGGCCGTGCTCAGCGACGACGGCACCCACTACATTCTCAACGGCCAGAAGCAGTGGATTACCAACGGCGGCTTCGCCCACGTCTTCATCGTCTACGCCCGGGTCAACCAGCGCATTACCGCCTTCATCGTGCCGAGAGACCTTGAAGGCGTCAGCGTCGGTCCCGAAGTGGAGAAGATGGGCATCAAAGGGTCGTCCACGGTCATGGTGTACCTGGACAACGTCAAGGTGCCCGTCGAGAACGTGCTGGGCGAAGTAGACCGCGGCCACGTCATCGCCTTCAACGTGCTGAATCTGGGCCGCTGGAAGCTGGCGGCGGGCGCTCTGGGCGCGAGCAAAGCGCTGATCGAAGTGTCGGCCAAGTACGCCCGGGAGCGCAAGCAGTTCGGCCAGCCCATCGCGTCTTTCCCGCTCATCCAGCAGAAGCTGGCCGCCATGGCCGTACGCACCTTCGTACTCGAGAGTATGGTGTACCGCACCGCGGGCCAGCTCACCGAAGCGCTGGCGGGGCTTGACCTGGCGAAAGACGTCAGCCGGGAAGCCGGTCAAGCCATCGGCGAATACGCGGTGGAAGCGTCCATCAACAAGGTCTTTGGTTCCGAAACGCTGGACTTCGTAGCCGACGAGGCCGTGCAAATCCACGGCGGCTACGGCTACATGAAAGAGTTCGTCGTGGAGCGGGCCTACCGCGACGCCCGCATCAACCGCATCTTCGAGGGCACCAACGAAATCAACCGCCTGCTTATCCCGGGCACCATGCTGCGCCGGGCCATGAAAGGCGAGCTGCCGCTCTTGGAGGCCATGTTCGCGCTGCAGAAGGAGCTGACGGAGTTCACGCCGTCGTTCGGCGCGGAAGTGGCCGCCGCCTCCGACAATCCGCTGGCTGTCGAGCGCAGCCTGATCGACAACTTGCGCAAGCTGACGCTGATGGTGGCGGGCCTTGCGGCGCAGAAGCACATGGAGAAAATCGAACAGGAACAGGAGCTGCTGGCCGCGGCGGCCGATCTGGGCATTGCGCTGTACGCGGCGGAAAGCGCCCTGCTGCGCACGGAGAAGGCCGGCTGCCCGCCGCTTTTCACCGACATGACCAAGCTCTTCGTCCACGACGCGCTGGACCAGGCGGAACCTATAGCCCGTCGGGCCCTGGCGGCGCTGGAGGAAGGCGACAACCTGCGCCTCCAGCTCTCCATCGTCCGGCGCCTCATCCGCCGCGACCCCATCAACGCCTTCGCCCTCGGCCGCACCGTGGCAGCCCAGGTGCTGGAGGCTGAAGGGTATCCGGCGTGA
- a CDS encoding acetyl-CoA C-acyltransferase (Catalyzes the synthesis of acetoacetyl coenzyme A from two molecules of acetyl coenzyme A. It can also act as a thiolase, catalyzing the reverse reaction and generating two-carbon units from the four-carbon product of fatty acid oxidation) yields the protein MREAVIVAGVRTPIGRAHKGTLKDMRPDDLAAIVIKEAVARAPGLEPEMIDDVILGCAMPEGEQGLNIARIASILAGLPISVPGMTINRFCSSGLQAIAMAAERIMTGQADVIVAGGVESMSRVPMTGFKLSPNPDLVRSSPEVYMSMGLTAERVAEKYNVSREEQDAFALESHRRAAAAIDAGKFKDEIVPVPVKRTRFDGRRAVTESVIFDTDEGVRRDTSMEALANLKPAFKEGGTVTAGNASQMSDGAAAVVVMAAGKAEELGLKPMAVYRSFAVAGVAPDVMGIGPVEAVPKALRRAGIRLDDVDLIELNEAFAAQAVPVMRELGLDPAKVNVNGGAIALGHPLGCTGARQTVTLMYEAARRGARYGLVTMCIGGGMGAAGVFEFPGAES from the coding sequence GTGCGAGAGGCAGTCATTGTCGCGGGCGTGAGGACGCCGATTGGACGAGCGCACAAAGGAACCCTCAAAGACATGCGGCCGGACGACCTGGCCGCCATCGTCATCAAGGAAGCCGTCGCCCGCGCGCCGGGCCTGGAGCCGGAGATGATCGATGACGTGATCTTGGGATGCGCCATGCCCGAAGGCGAGCAAGGGCTGAATATCGCCCGCATCGCCTCCATCTTGGCGGGCCTGCCTATCTCGGTGCCGGGCATGACCATCAACCGCTTCTGCTCGTCGGGTTTGCAGGCCATCGCCATGGCCGCGGAGCGCATCATGACTGGCCAGGCCGACGTCATCGTGGCAGGCGGCGTCGAGAGCATGAGCCGCGTGCCGATGACGGGCTTCAAGCTGTCCCCCAACCCGGACCTGGTACGCAGCTCGCCGGAAGTGTACATGAGCATGGGGCTGACGGCCGAGCGGGTGGCGGAAAAATACAACGTCAGCCGAGAAGAGCAGGATGCTTTCGCCCTGGAGAGCCACCGCCGCGCCGCGGCCGCCATCGACGCGGGGAAGTTCAAAGACGAGATCGTGCCGGTGCCGGTCAAGCGCACCCGCTTCGACGGCCGGCGCGCCGTCACGGAGAGCGTGATCTTCGATACCGATGAAGGCGTGCGGCGCGACACGTCCATGGAGGCGCTGGCGAACTTGAAGCCGGCGTTCAAGGAAGGCGGCACCGTCACGGCCGGCAACGCGTCGCAGATGAGCGACGGCGCGGCGGCGGTGGTCGTCATGGCCGCCGGCAAAGCCGAGGAGTTGGGCCTGAAGCCCATGGCCGTATACCGCTCCTTCGCGGTGGCGGGCGTCGCCCCCGACGTCATGGGCATCGGCCCGGTGGAGGCGGTGCCGAAAGCCTTGCGGCGGGCAGGCATCAGGCTGGACGACGTGGACCTCATCGAGCTCAACGAAGCGTTCGCCGCCCAGGCGGTGCCGGTCATGCGAGAGCTGGGCCTCGACCCCGCCAAAGTCAACGTCAACGGCGGCGCCATCGCCCTCGGGCACCCGCTGGGCTGCACGGGCGCCCGCCAGACGGTGACGCTCATGTACGAAGCCGCCCGGCGCGGCGCCCGCTACGGCCTTGTGACCATGTGCATCGGCGGCGGCATGGGCGCGGCGGGCGTGTTTGAGTTTCCCGGAGCTGAGTCTTAA